In the genome of Taurinivorans muris, one region contains:
- a CDS encoding Maf family protein produces MFQTRKKIIVASGSPRRQQFFKNLGMEFQVLNIQKNELYEEREYSIPKRGVLGVHDREERPCGNEKPEEYVKRMVRSKAYGALSYLGVLEEGHTISAVFEKTCAEQPLSFPFETFSFSHLTEESKNISIITADTIVCMAGEVLGKPRSEQEAFAMLKKLKGETHAVITAVAFTDMADKACYVFSDKTEVTFAPWADAVLEAYAKTGEGFDKAGAYGISGTGSFLSSSVYGCLDTVIGLPVAKCVEFLLWNGAITV; encoded by the coding sequence ATGTTTCAAACAAGGAAAAAAATCATTGTTGCTTCCGGTTCGCCAAGGAGGCAGCAATTTTTTAAAAATTTGGGCATGGAATTTCAGGTGCTGAACATACAGAAAAATGAATTGTATGAAGAACGGGAATATTCCATCCCGAAACGGGGCGTGTTGGGGGTTCATGACCGGGAAGAACGTCCTTGCGGAAATGAAAAGCCTGAAGAATACGTGAAAAGAATGGTGCGGTCAAAAGCTTACGGCGCTTTGTCTTATTTGGGGGTTTTGGAAGAGGGGCATACGATTTCCGCTGTTTTTGAAAAAACTTGCGCAGAACAGCCCTTATCGTTTCCTTTTGAAACGTTTTCATTCTCTCATTTGACCGAAGAAAGTAAAAATATTTCCATTATCACTGCCGACACCATAGTTTGCATGGCGGGGGAAGTCTTGGGAAAGCCAAGGTCGGAACAAGAAGCCTTTGCCATGCTCAAAAAGCTGAAAGGAGAAACCCATGCGGTGATAACCGCTGTCGCTTTTACCGATATGGCGGATAAGGCATGCTATGTTTTTTCCGATAAGACGGAGGTGACGTTTGCGCCGTGGGCGGACGCCGTTTTGGAAGCATATGCGAAAACCGGCGAGGGGTTTGATAAAGCCGGCGCATACGGCATAAGCGGTACGGGAAGTTTTTTGTCTTCTTCCGTGTATGGCTGCTTGGATACTGTCATAGGTTTGCCTGTTGCGAAATGTGTGGAATTTTTATTGTGGAATGGTGCGATAACCGTTTAA
- a CDS encoding DEAD/DEAH box helicase has translation MIMNDMEEETQSLGYAPLKIEELSQNLQEACFSANWKTLMPVQAHSLPYTLKGYDVMVQSQTGSGKTGAFLLPCLKNIDAEKNVCQALILVPTRELAQQVEHEAKILFRGTLSCLCLYGGTKYSKQLQALQNGVQVVIGTPGRVLDHLLRRSLNLSQLKTLVFDEADRMLSVGFYQDMQEIKRFVPSQNVQVALFSATYPPDVLNISKSFLHEPKIISLSQGEVHVAKTSHYFCECSPMDKDRCLTRILEKENPSQAIIFCNTKNNVHYIAGVLQGFGYNASEFSADLPQNKREQVLEKLRSGSLQYLVATDVASRGIDIPHLSHVFLYEVPEDREAYIHRAGRTGRAGAAGTVISLVDIMEKLELERLAKSYKIDMLPYPDPSNEEIAQLVSERMANHLNKLRRGRTGLELERAKRFIPLLKDLAHDFDDIENIQLLTMLFDKEYQQSLSDKREEKPVIQNTKRKFYKRNKKETTRTKG, from the coding sequence ATGATTATGAACGATATGGAAGAAGAAACGCAATCTTTAGGATACGCTCCGCTCAAAATTGAAGAGCTTTCACAAAATTTACAAGAAGCTTGCTTCAGTGCAAACTGGAAAACCCTCATGCCCGTCCAAGCGCATAGCCTTCCTTATACTTTGAAAGGCTATGATGTCATGGTGCAGTCCCAAACCGGCAGCGGAAAAACAGGAGCTTTCCTTCTTCCGTGCCTAAAAAACATCGATGCGGAAAAAAATGTCTGCCAAGCGCTCATTCTTGTTCCGACAAGGGAACTTGCCCAGCAAGTGGAACATGAAGCGAAAATCCTTTTCCGCGGTACGCTTTCCTGCCTTTGCCTTTACGGGGGAACAAAATACTCAAAGCAGCTGCAAGCCCTGCAAAACGGCGTCCAAGTCGTTATCGGAACTCCGGGTCGGGTGCTTGACCATTTACTGCGCCGTTCCTTAAATCTTTCCCAACTGAAAACGCTTGTTTTCGATGAGGCGGACCGCATGCTTTCCGTCGGCTTTTATCAGGACATGCAGGAAATCAAACGTTTCGTTCCGTCCCAAAACGTGCAGGTCGCGCTTTTTTCCGCAACCTATCCTCCTGATGTTCTCAATATTTCCAAAAGTTTTCTGCATGAGCCTAAAATAATCAGCCTCTCGCAAGGCGAAGTGCATGTTGCCAAAACCTCGCATTATTTCTGCGAATGCAGCCCCATGGATAAAGACAGATGCCTCACCCGCATCCTTGAAAAAGAAAATCCCAGCCAAGCGATTATTTTCTGCAACACCAAGAACAATGTGCATTACATTGCGGGAGTTTTGCAGGGTTTTGGCTATAACGCTTCAGAATTTTCCGCTGATTTGCCCCAAAACAAGCGTGAACAAGTTTTGGAAAAATTACGCAGCGGTTCGCTGCAATATTTGGTTGCGACGGATGTTGCGTCACGCGGTATCGATATTCCCCACCTTTCCCATGTTTTTCTATACGAAGTCCCGGAAGACAGGGAAGCGTATATCCACAGGGCAGGACGCACGGGACGGGCGGGAGCCGCAGGCACTGTCATTTCCCTTGTGGATATTATGGAAAAGCTTGAATTGGAACGGCTTGCAAAATCTTATAAAATAGATATGCTGCCTTATCCCGACCCGAGTAATGAAGAAATCGCCCAGCTTGTCAGCGAAAGAATGGCTAACCATCTCAACAAACTGCGGCGCGGCAGAACAGGATTGGAACTGGAAAGGGCGAAACGCTTCATCCCCTTACTCAAAGACCTTGCGCATGATTTTGATGATATTGAAAACATTCAACTTTTAACCATGCTTTTTGACAAGGAATATCAGCAAAGCTTATCGGATAAAAGAGAAGAAAAACCAGTAATTCAAAATACGAAAAGAAAATTTTATAAGAGAAATAAAAAAGAAACGACACGCACCAAGGGTTGA
- a CDS encoding tRNA (adenine-N1)-methyltransferase, producing the protein MPQYGELTYLVSVKDKKKLLRIKENEDWQTQHGLVRMEDIVNTPFGGEVKSSLGVPFRVERVELFDLIMGIKRQTQIMYPKDMGLICMKLGVGNGRTILEAGSGSGGLTIALSWFSGEKGTVHSFEAREEFHKLAQKNVAWAGVGHNVHFHHRDIADGFGIDDPEILNGKKADALFLDVRTPWDYLDQALKALVDGAPIAFLLPCVDQVSTLLLALEKGPFENTEVLEILVRPWKAVPDRLRPADRMCAHTCFLVFTKHQQKSPEWDKHIKLGTRERKQYAAKMKRLGLDAEEEQDFDENGIQEE; encoded by the coding sequence ATGCCGCAATACGGTGAGTTAACCTATCTTGTTTCAGTAAAAGACAAAAAAAAACTGCTCAGAATCAAAGAAAATGAAGATTGGCAAACACAGCACGGGCTTGTCCGCATGGAAGATATTGTCAATACCCCTTTCGGCGGAGAAGTAAAAAGCTCGCTCGGCGTGCCTTTCCGCGTTGAAAGGGTGGAACTTTTCGATTTGATTATGGGAATAAAGCGCCAAACCCAAATCATGTACCCAAAAGACATGGGACTTATTTGCATGAAACTCGGGGTCGGAAACGGACGGACCATTTTGGAAGCCGGTTCCGGTTCTGGCGGACTTACCATTGCCCTTTCCTGGTTCAGCGGCGAAAAAGGAACTGTGCACAGTTTTGAAGCGCGTGAGGAATTTCATAAACTCGCTCAAAAAAATGTGGCATGGGCGGGTGTCGGGCACAATGTGCATTTCCACCACAGGGATATTGCCGACGGTTTCGGTATCGACGATCCTGAAATTTTAAACGGAAAAAAAGCTGACGCGCTCTTTTTGGATGTCCGTACGCCTTGGGATTATTTGGACCAGGCTTTAAAAGCCCTTGTCGATGGTGCGCCCATCGCCTTTTTACTCCCTTGCGTCGATCAAGTTTCAACCCTGCTTCTCGCTCTTGAAAAGGGTCCTTTTGAAAATACGGAAGTTCTTGAAATTTTGGTGCGTCCGTGGAAAGCTGTTCCGGACAGACTGCGTCCTGCGGACAGGATGTGCGCCCACACATGTTTTTTGGTTTTCACAAAACACCAGCAAAAAAGCCCTGAATGGGATAAGCATATCAAACTCGGAACCCGTGAACGCAAACAATATGCGGCAAAAATGAAACGGTTGGGGCTTGATGCCGAAGAAGAGCAGGATTTTGACGAAAACGGCATTCAAGAGGAATAA
- a CDS encoding ATP-binding cassette domain-containing protein — protein MNITLQNISKAYGGKDILVDFSLDVVDGMRLCVCGPNGSGKSTLIRIMANASPPDAGRVITPKNCRIGYVEQIIEESELDSELLAWVQSALPDWSDFWQEWDKAHKENDEQTLNRLMAKQHELEIQYGYNPEQKAQTVLSGLGFDKSKWTLSLRKLSGGWRERAKLARVLVAGADVLLLDEPTNHLDLDAVEWLEEFLLSFKGSLIFVAHDRVFMDHISSHILYLGASKPILRKATFSQFLEMQEEIEAQREREAKKLAEDLNHKMEFIRRFKAKATKARQAASRQKQAKRLEKEMENYKPEPKRRELSFKWPEASKSEKIVLSVADLYFEFPDGVSLWNKLTFTLFRGQRIGLVGHNGCGKSTLLKILAGKLAKTSGQIQMGSLTKPGYYSQQQTETLELKGTVLGEMRRLSDPRTTEEELMSVLGLFLLGQNYFDRQISALSGGERSRLALAVLFLARCNFLILDEPTNHLDLESREALAEALESFDGTVLLVAHDRHLLSTCVDEIWEVTKNGFVIYENGFEEYEENRQKEKQKAKIHAIAQNQAQQPAIKTNLSREEQKRIKREQAEQRNTLSRELKPLQEEYEKLERQMETTLEKQTEIEELLATQEVYEDGQRASRLLKDFHAIQIQAEQELETLSALEKKINALKETFQTFSEN, from the coding sequence ATGAACATAACATTGCAAAATATATCAAAAGCCTATGGCGGCAAAGACATTTTAGTTGATTTTTCCTTGGATGTCGTTGACGGCATGCGCCTTTGCGTTTGCGGTCCGAACGGAAGCGGCAAATCCACGCTCATACGCATCATGGCTAACGCTTCTCCTCCGGATGCGGGACGTGTCATTACTCCCAAAAATTGCCGTATCGGCTATGTGGAGCAAATCATTGAAGAAAGTGAACTCGATTCCGAGCTGTTGGCTTGGGTGCAGTCCGCCTTGCCCGACTGGAGCGATTTTTGGCAGGAATGGGATAAAGCCCATAAGGAAAACGATGAGCAAACGCTGAACCGCCTTATGGCGAAACAACACGAATTGGAAATCCAATACGGCTATAATCCCGAACAAAAAGCCCAAACCGTCCTTTCCGGCTTAGGTTTCGATAAAAGCAAATGGACGCTCAGCTTGCGCAAACTTTCCGGCGGCTGGCGTGAAAGGGCGAAGCTCGCCCGTGTCCTTGTAGCCGGCGCGGATGTGCTTTTGCTTGACGAACCGACAAACCACCTGGATTTGGACGCAGTCGAATGGCTTGAAGAATTTTTGCTGTCTTTCAAAGGCTCTCTTATTTTTGTCGCCCACGACAGGGTCTTCATGGACCATATCAGTTCGCATATCCTCTATCTGGGCGCGTCAAAACCTATTTTGCGCAAAGCGACATTTTCCCAGTTTCTTGAAATGCAAGAGGAAATCGAAGCACAAAGGGAAAGGGAAGCAAAAAAACTGGCTGAAGATTTAAACCATAAAATGGAATTCATCCGCCGTTTTAAAGCCAAAGCAACAAAAGCGAGACAAGCCGCTTCCCGCCAAAAGCAAGCGAAACGTCTTGAAAAGGAAATGGAAAATTACAAGCCGGAGCCCAAAAGACGCGAACTTTCTTTTAAATGGCCGGAAGCCTCCAAAAGTGAAAAAATCGTTCTTTCTGTCGCTGATTTGTATTTTGAATTTCCTGACGGAGTGAGCTTGTGGAATAAACTCACGTTCACCCTGTTCCGCGGGCAGCGCATCGGGCTTGTCGGGCATAATGGCTGCGGAAAATCAACATTATTGAAAATATTGGCAGGCAAATTGGCAAAAACAAGCGGACAAATCCAAATGGGCTCGCTGACGAAACCCGGCTATTACAGCCAACAGCAAACAGAAACCCTTGAATTGAAAGGTACTGTTCTTGGCGAGATGAGGCGGCTTTCCGACCCCCGCACCACGGAAGAGGAATTGATGAGCGTGCTGGGCCTGTTCCTTTTAGGGCAAAATTATTTCGACAGACAAATTTCCGCCCTTTCAGGCGGGGAAAGAAGCAGGCTCGCTTTGGCAGTCTTATTTTTAGCCCGTTGCAATTTCCTCATTTTGGACGAACCGACCAACCACCTTGATTTGGAAAGCCGAGAAGCCTTGGCGGAAGCCTTGGAAAGTTTCGACGGAACAGTCCTTCTTGTCGCCCACGACAGGCATTTACTCTCAACCTGCGTCGATGAAATATGGGAAGTCACAAAGAACGGTTTTGTCATTTATGAAAACGGCTTTGAAGAATATGAAGAAAACCGCCAAAAAGAAAAGCAAAAAGCAAAAATTCATGCCATAGCTCAAAATCAAGCGCAGCAACCCGCCATAAAAACAAATCTCTCCCGCGAAGAACAAAAACGCATTAAACGTGAACAGGCGGAACAGCGTAACACCCTTTCACGGGAATTGAAACCTCTGCAGGAAGAATATGAAAAACTTGAAAGGCAAATGGAAACAACCCTTGAAAAGCAGACGGAAATAGAAGAACTGCTCGCCACGCAGGAAGTATACGAAGACGGGCAGCGCGCAAGCCGGCTTTTAAAAGATTTTCATGCCATTCAAATCCAAGCGGAACAAGAATTGGAAACGTTGAGCGCGCTTGAAAAAAAGATCAATGCCTTAAAAGAAACGTTCCAAACCTTTTCGGAAAATTAG
- a CDS encoding DHH family phosphoesterase — MAYFRLLNTQLTSINTLLAKSDNWLILINADPDAMASALALQRLIGKKVKSVHIARINAITRPDNLAMIKKLHIHMRSWEPGMQKKYQKFAIVDSQPHHSPLFKNIPFSIVIDHHPLPHKDNLPFLAENNVYDVRPDYGATSTMLIEYLYNAQIRPGRYLSTALQYGIRTDTGTFGRQTTEVDLRAYHYMLRYADQNLLTQILRSEYFLEWLPYFSHAFEKLRPCGLGHFTYLTNVESPDILVVIADFFLRVYGLKYIIVSGVYEKTAICIFRGSKYNLGELAQKSFSDIGSAGGHTSLARAEISLKMLKEKDPALHIDYRRKTFKTETYEKIEAILFNILKQNGSARQITK, encoded by the coding sequence ATGGCGTATTTCCGTTTGCTCAATACACAGCTGACAAGCATCAACACCTTGCTTGCCAAAAGTGACAATTGGCTCATCCTTATCAATGCAGATCCCGATGCGATGGCCAGCGCCTTGGCGTTGCAGCGCCTTATAGGCAAAAAAGTCAAAAGCGTCCATATTGCAAGAATTAACGCAATCACCCGTCCTGACAATTTGGCGATGATAAAAAAACTGCATATCCATATGCGCAGCTGGGAACCGGGCATGCAAAAAAAATATCAAAAATTCGCCATTGTCGATTCCCAGCCTCATCACAGTCCGCTTTTTAAAAATATTCCCTTTTCCATAGTCATCGACCACCACCCGCTTCCCCACAAGGACAATCTTCCGTTTTTGGCTGAAAACAACGTTTACGATGTCCGCCCGGATTACGGGGCGACAAGCACCATGCTCATCGAATATCTTTATAATGCGCAAATCCGTCCGGGAAGGTATTTGTCAACAGCTTTGCAATACGGCATACGCACAGACACGGGCACATTCGGAAGACAAACGACGGAAGTCGATTTAAGGGCTTACCACTATATGCTCCGCTATGCCGACCAAAATCTTTTGACACAGATTTTGCGAAGCGAATATTTTCTTGAATGGCTTCCGTATTTTTCCCATGCCTTTGAAAAACTCCGCCCTTGCGGGCTGGGACATTTCACCTATTTGACCAATGTGGAAAGCCCCGATATTCTGGTGGTTATCGCAGACTTCTTCCTACGGGTATACGGATTGAAATATATCATTGTTTCAGGCGTATACGAAAAAACAGCCATTTGCATTTTTAGGGGAAGCAAATACAACTTAGGCGAACTGGCTCAAAAATCTTTCAGCGACATTGGTTCGGCAGGCGGGCACACTTCCCTTGCGCGAGCGGAAATTTCATTGAAAATGCTCAAAGAAAAAGACCCCGCTCTGCATATTGATTATCGAAGAAAAACATTTAAGACCGAAACCTATGAAAAAATCGAAGCCATACTTTTTAACATTTTAAAACAAAACGGTTCAGCACGGCAAATAACCAAATAA
- a CDS encoding pancreas/duodenum homeobox protein 1 gives MFSQEFLTNLFPPERTNDFFEALFGDPEDGAYDIKMSYQGKENKTLKFYFELHARPNQCLRCNLTTGLPPVFERHPIIAAKAMAEKIAEHAGFANHTWKIGQTIQYSEAVHYVPLYVTEA, from the coding sequence ATGTTCAGCCAAGAATTTTTAACAAATCTTTTTCCACCGGAACGCACCAACGATTTCTTTGAAGCGCTTTTCGGCGATCCCGAAGACGGCGCTTATGACATAAAAATGAGCTACCAAGGCAAAGAAAACAAAACACTGAAATTTTATTTCGAACTGCACGCCCGCCCTAACCAATGCCTGCGCTGCAACCTTACAACCGGTCTGCCTCCTGTTTTTGAAAGACACCCCATTATCGCCGCCAAAGCCATGGCGGAAAAAATCGCCGAACACGCGGGCTTTGCAAACCACACATGGAAAATAGGGCAGACAATCCAGTACAGCGAAGCTGTCCACTATGTGCCTTTATATGTGACGGAAGCTTGA